From Clostridium sp. SY8519:
AAGTTGCCGCCGGTATCCCGATTACTGCCGTAGAGAATGTGGAATCCTATCTTCCGGTTCCGGCGGATCAGATTCCCCGAGGGGAAACTTTTATTCTGCGGGTACAGGGAAACAGTATGATCAAAATCGGGATTATGGATGGGGATTATATTCTTGTTTCTCAGCAGAATACAGCAGAAAACGGGGATATTGTGGTTGCTTTGATTGATGATTCCGCGACGGTAAAGACCTTTTACCGGGAATCGGATCACATCCGGCTGCAGCCGGAAAACGATGAAATGGATCCGATTCTTGTACAGGATGTGACCATACTCGGAAAGGTGTTTGGCGTGTATCGCTTTTACTGATTGCCTTTTTCCGCAAAAAAGCAGAGAGCTATGTATGCTCCCTGCTTTTTTTGGCCTAATACTGGATCTCTACAGTTTTTCCGTCTGCCTTTATAAACGTCATATCGGTCATGTGCAGACGGCGTGCTGTTTCTTCGGCACTATACTGATATGTCTTTTCTTCAGGTTTCTGGCATCTGATGATCGCAGTTTTTCTGCCATGATCGTCATAGTGCTTTTCAACAGCTGGTGTGCTGTCCTGAACAAACACGATATCAGCCGCCTCATCGAGCGTGATCTGTTCAAGCCCATCGATCAGTGACACATGCTACGATGTTATCGCCGTCAAGAAAAAATTTTGTAGCAACATATCTTACATCAGGTCTTTTCACATTGAATTTCTTTTCCATAATACATAGGCGCAAGGGAACCTGCGAATTTATTCGCAGGTTCCCTTGCGCCATCCTCCTTTTGTTTTTTGGAAAACAAAATTAAGCTGTTACGCGTTAAGCTTTTAAGTCTTCCGGATCCATAAGCTTTCCGTCTTTCCAGATTCTCTCCAGATCGTAGAAGAGCCGGTCCTCTTTCAGAAAAATATGAATGATGATATCTTTGTAATCAATAAGGAACCAGCTGGATCTCTGATTTCCTTCCTTCCGGCACTCGGTGTACCCGGCTTTATACATTTTTTCATCCACGTTATCCACCAGAGCGCTCATCTGACTCTGGTTTCCGGCGGTCGCAATCACAAAATAATCTGCAATCACAGATACTTCGCTGATATCAATTACTTTAATTTCCTCTGCTTTTTTTTCTTCCAGTGCAGCGCATGCAACGGAAGCCATTTTTCTGGATTCATCGTACATTGTGTAGGATCTCCTTTTCTTCTGATAGTACTGATAGGCCAGATTGGTTGTTGTATCAATCGTTCCGTTCGAATCCTTCAGATATTCCACGGTGTCAGAAAGGATTCGATACACGGTTTCTTCCAGATCTGTCTGCGCTGTTTTCCGCAGCTGTTCCAGATGAGGGGCCTGATTTCTGCCGGGTTCTATGTAGTCAGATACAAAAATAATCTGATCCAGCAGATTCATGGCCGGCTCACCGGTGGTATGGACGGAAATGGCATGCAGAATTTCCGGATCTGTGACACCATAGTGTTCCCGGGCCAGAATAGATCCGCATTTGGCATGCAGAAGGGTCAGATTCCGGCGTTCCGCTTCACTGACCGGTACACCATGGGATTCACAGTAAGAAATTCTCTGGGAAAGGGGCATGTATTTCGCACAGTCATGCAGCAAAGCGGCCGTTTCCGCCTGACTTCTGTCGGCGCCGTACCGGTCCGCCAGTGTCCGTGCGGTGTCCACGACCCCCATCGTATGCTGATATCTGCTTTCTTTCAGTTCATGCTGCAGCTGTTCCTGCATTTCCGAAAATGTCACTTTTCTTCCTCCCGAATGTACAGACTGTGTTCCCGGATATATGCTTCTACACGGTCCGGAAGCATATAACGGATAGTTTTTCCCGTTTGAACCCTCTGGCGCAGTTTTTTGCCGGATACGTTAAAATTCGGAGTTTCCAGTCTGTGGATTCTGCCATGGTATTTGTCCTGCAGATAGGCGATCTGCGTGTCGACTTTTTTCTCATTATAGGTATCCCGCACAGCGGCCAGAAGAATGGCCTCCCGGCAGATCAGCTCCGGATGCTTCCAGGTTTCGAATTCAATCAGTGAATCCGCGCCGACAATAAAATACAGCTCCGCATCCGGATACTCTGCCTTGAAATGCTGCAGTGTGGAATAGGTATAACTGACGGTGTTTTTCTGTGTTTCGTAGTAGGAAATCGTAAAACGGGGATTGTCTGCAATCGCTTCTTCTACCATCCGGCATCTGTGATAAGTCATGGCTTCCCCGCCGTATTCTTTATGCGGGGCATGACCGGTGGGAAGAAAAATCACCTGATCCAGATGATACTGATGCATCGCGTTATCACCGATAATCAGATGACCGTAGTGAATTGGATTGAAGGTTCCCCCAAGGATTCCGATTCGTTTTGAACTGCTGTCCATGCTTCTGACCCTCTGCTCAGGATTTCGGTAAAATAATTTTCGGTTCGTCTTTAAACGGACGGTACAGGATGATTTTTCGTCCGATTACCTGTACAACCTCGGAACGGGTGCGGCCCGCAAGCATTTCGGCAATTTTACGGGGATCTTCCATGCAGTTTTTCAGAACTGTGATTTTAATCAGTTCATGGGTGTGAAATCCTTCGGTTACAGCTGTTACCAGCTCCGGTGTCAGGGAACTCTTGCCGATCTGAAACAGAGGGGTAAGGTTCATGGCAAGGCTCCTGAGATATGCGCGCTGTTTGCTCGTCATGTTAGATGCTCCTTTTCCTGTATTAAAAGTTTTCTGTACGGAAAAAGCAGGATTTTACTGCTCTTCTATTTGTAATAATCAAATGTCAGACCGTACATACGGACGGTATCGCCCTCCTGAATCCCTGCTTTTTCCAGTTCATCCAGGATGCCCTGCTCTTTCAGAAAGTTCTGGAAAAACAGGAAGCCCTTTTCCGAATCAATGTTGGTATACCCCAGCATCTTTTCAATCCTGGGTCCTTCTACCACATATTCCGCTTCCTTGCTGTCATAAGAAACCGTATAGGGATCTTCTGAGAAAAGATGATATTCCGGAAAGTATTCCTGGGAATAAATCACCGGTTCAGAGTCATCTGCTTCCAGCATGTTCTCAATGGCATAGAGCAGTTCACGGATTCCCTGGCCGGAAACTGCGGAAATCGGATAGACACGGGTTCCTTCCGGTTCCAGTGCCCGGCGCAGGGACGCAAGGGCTTCGTCCTGTTCCTCCGGTGTGAGAACATCCATCTTATTGGCGGCGATCATCTGCGGTTTGCGGGCCAGGGCCTCACTGTACTCTCTCAGTTCCCGGTTAATTGCCCGGATATCCTGAAGCGGGTCTCTTCCTTCAGTAGATGCTGCGTCCACGACATGGACAATGACGCGTGTGCGTTCAATGTGCTTTAAAAACTCGTGGCCCAGTCCGACGCCTTCCGAAGCGCCTTCAATCAGACCCGGGATATCTGCCATCACAAATCCGCGGCCGTTGCCCAGGTCCACAACCCCCAGATTCGGATTCAATGTCGTGAAGTGATAATTGGCAATTTTCGGATTGGCATTGGAAACATGGGATAAGAAGGTGGATTTTCCTACATTGGGAAATCCGACCAGTCCGACATCTGCGATGACTTTTAATTCCAGGATTACTTCCAGCTGCATGCCCGGTCTGCCCGGCTGTGCGTATTTCGGTACCTGCATGGTGGATGTGGCATAGTGCTGGTTGCCGTTTCCGCCGCGGCCTCCCTTTAAAACAATCTGGCGTTTTCTGTCACCGGACATATCCGCGATGACTTTGCCGCTTTCTGCCTCTTTAATAATGGTTCCTGCCGGAACTTTCAGAATGATGTCTGTGCCGTCTTTGCCGTGGCATCTGCGTTTTCCCCCCGGCTCTCCGTTCTGTGCCGCGTAGGTATGGCGATGCCGGTAATCGGATAACGTGTTCTGTCCTTCATCGATTTCAAAGATGACATCTCCGCCTTTTCCGCCATCTCCGCCATCCGGGCCGCCATGGGATACATATTTTTCGCGGCGGAAGCTGACTGCTCCATCGCCTCCTTTTCCGGATCGGATCACGATTCTGGCTGTATCTGCAAACATGGGTTTCCTCCTGTTTCAAAAAAACAGACCCGTCAAATCTGGCGGGTCTGTCTTAGCAAATGCGTATTCTTATTCGTTGCTGGCAACTGGATATACGGAAGCCTGTTTTTTGTCTCTTCCTTTTCTCTCAAATCTTAACACGCCATCAACCTTGGCATACAGAGTATCATCGCCGCCAATTCCTACATTCACACCCGGGTGAATCTTGGTGCCGCGCTGTCTGTAAAGAATATTGCCGGCTTTTACAAACTGTCCGTCTGCTCTCTTGGCTCCAAGTCTCTTTGCCTCAGAGTCACGTCCGTTCTTTGTGGAACCAACACCTTTTTTATGAGCAAAGAACTGAAGATTCATATTCATCATAGCTGTTACACCTCCTTAATAATCAAATCAACATATCTGCTATAGTTATTCTCAATCTCCTGAATTCCCAAAAGGAAGGACTGCATCAGCAAGTCGGCATCCTTTCCGGGTGCTCCCTTCAGCCGGAACCGAATCCGGGCCTCCGCCTCTTCTGCTTCATGTTCAAAAGAAGTATCGGTAAGCCTTTCGATGGAGTTGATACAGTTAATGGTTAACGCAGATACAGCAGCACAGATAATGTCGGTGCCCTCTTCTGCGTATTCCGCATGATCCCACACGTCAAACCCGGTGTACAAACCGGCGGAATTCCGGTAAACTGTAACTTTCACCATAACAAACACCTAAAAACTAAGCATTGATTTTGTCAATTTTTACCTTAGTATAGCACTGTCTGTGGCCGTTTTTCTTATGATAGCCGGTTTTTCTCTTGTATTTGTAAACGATCACTTTCTTTGCGCGTCCGTTTTCTACAACAGAGGCTTCTACAGTTGCGTCTGCAACAGTAGGAGTTCCGACTTTTAAAGAACCGTCATTAACAGCTAACACCTGGTCGAATGTAACTTTTTCGTCTGCTTCCGCATTGAGTTTCTCAATGGTAATGACATCTCCTTCAGAAACTTTGTACTGTTTTCCTCCGGTAACAATGATTGCGTACATAAATGGCACCTCCTATTATCATTACTCGCCAGTTCCGGTGCTGTATTTCTACAGACTTCTACCTTCCTGAGCGGCATACTGGTGTATTTTAGCACAGCATCAATCAGAAGTCAACTGATCTGCCAGGCATTTCGAGATTTTTTTACGGGTGATTTCCACCAGACCCAGGGCGGTCCGATCAATGACCTGAGCCGGAACCGGATCCTCCTGCAGCAGCATCTGCATCTGACGCATCAGGGCATGGTTGGCTTCTTCTGACTTCATATTGATAAAATCGATCAGAATGATCCCGGACAGATTACGAAGCCTGATCTGACGGGCGATTTCCAGGGCAGCCTCCCGGTTTGTTTTCTGATAATGGAGTTCCTTGCTGTGTTTTCCACTGATGCTTTTTTCCGTGTTTACGTCAATGACTGTCAGGGCTTCCGTGGGTTCGATAATCAGTGATCCGCCGGATTTAAGCCACACTTTTTTTCTGAGCGCTTTTTCCAGCTGGGACGAAAGCCCTGCGGCAGATGCCAGCGGATAGGAATCTTCATACAGGCGAACCGGCGGCAGCGGCAAACTTTGATTCTGCTGTTCGGCAGTCAGTTCCTGACAGATCTCCGGAAGATCTGTTACAATCTCCGTCACCCGGTCCGGCCGCACACGGTGCATCAGACGGATGTACTGGGGAATTCCCTGATACAGACAGCTGTAGCAGCTTCTGGTTTCGCTCTTCCGCAGAATGGCGGTCAGTATGCGGTCCAGCTGTACCCTCTCCTTTTCCAGTTCTTCCTCTTTGGCGAAACAGGCATTGGTGCGTACAATAATGCCATAGTCCTTCCGCGGCATGGACTCTGCAGCTGCTTTCAGCTTTTTACGGGTATCCGGATCGATTTTCCCGGAAATACCGAGTTTGCGGTCTCCTGTGGTCAGTACCAGATATTCGCCTGCCAGGGATAGATTCGTAGTCACAGTGGGAACTTTTCCGCCTTTTGCGTCTTTTTGAATCTGTACCAGAAGCTCATCACCCGGGACAATTTTTCCTGCAGCATTCTGGGCTCTGACCCGATGGCAGTGTTCTGTATGCTCCAGGCTCAGATAGGTCGAAACTCCAGGAGCAATATCGACAAAGGCTGCCTGTATATTCGGTACAATTTTCCGGACTTTTCCGATATAAATACTCCCAATCCGAAGATTCTGCTCGGTTGGTTCCGCATAAATTTCGGACAGCCGACCGTCTTCTGTCAGAGCCGTCAGTATTCTGGTCTTATGGGAGGTGACTGCATGATTCAGTTCGGTAACAATCAGTTTCTGTTTTTTCATAGGGCTTCTGCAGCAGGCTGTAAAATCGGAGTGCCCAAAGCATCCAGTGTTTTCCAGGCTCCGGGAGCGCCGGTATATACATCCAGCCGACGCCGCTCGTAGCAGTAAGGGTCAAAGGTTTCTCCGAAATAATTCAGAAAATCCGAAAGCACAAGTTCCGGCTTGATGTTTTCCTGGCTGCCGGCCGATAGCTTCAGAAACACTG
This genomic window contains:
- the rplU gene encoding 50S ribosomal protein L21, translating into MYAIIVTGGKQYKVSEGDVITIEKLNAEADEKVTFDQVLAVNDGSLKVGTPTVADATVEASVVENGRAKKVIVYKYKRKTGYHKKNGHRQCYTKVKIDKINA
- the yqeK gene encoding bis(5'-nucleosyl)-tetraphosphatase (symmetrical) YqeK, with translation MTFSEMQEQLQHELKESRYQHTMGVVDTARTLADRYGADRSQAETAALLHDCAKYMPLSQRISYCESHGVPVSEAERRNLTLLHAKCGSILAREHYGVTDPEILHAISVHTTGEPAMNLLDQIIFVSDYIEPGRNQAPHLEQLRKTAQTDLEETVYRILSDTVEYLKDSNGTIDTTTNLAYQYYQKKRRSYTMYDESRKMASVACAALEEKKAEEIKVIDISEVSVIADYFVIATAGNQSQMSALVDNVDEKMYKAGYTECRKEGNQRSSWFLIDYKDIIIHIFLKEDRLFYDLERIWKDGKLMDPEDLKA
- the lexA gene encoding transcriptional repressor LexA — its product is MAYGIISKKQSEILDFIKSEILSKGYPPAVREICDAVHLKSTSSVHAHLEKLEKNGYIRRDPTKPRAIEIIDDNFNTIRTETASVPLIGKVAAGIPITAVENVESYLPVPADQIPRGETFILRVQGNSMIKIGIMDGDYILVSQQNTAENGDIVVALIDDSATVKTFYRESDHIRLQPENDEMDPILVQDVTILGKVFGVYRFY
- the yhbY gene encoding ribosome assembly RNA-binding protein YhbY; the encoded protein is MTSKQRAYLRSLAMNLTPLFQIGKSSLTPELVTAVTEGFHTHELIKITVLKNCMEDPRKIAEMLAGRTRSEVVQVIGRKIILYRPFKDEPKIILPKS
- the obgE gene encoding GTPase ObgE; translation: MFADTARIVIRSGKGGDGAVSFRREKYVSHGGPDGGDGGKGGDVIFEIDEGQNTLSDYRHRHTYAAQNGEPGGKRRCHGKDGTDIILKVPAGTIIKEAESGKVIADMSGDRKRQIVLKGGRGGNGNQHYATSTMQVPKYAQPGRPGMQLEVILELKVIADVGLVGFPNVGKSTFLSHVSNANPKIANYHFTTLNPNLGVVDLGNGRGFVMADIPGLIEGASEGVGLGHEFLKHIERTRVIVHVVDAASTEGRDPLQDIRAINRELREYSEALARKPQMIAANKMDVLTPEEQDEALASLRRALEPEGTRVYPISAVSGQGIRELLYAIENMLEADDSEPVIYSQEYFPEYHLFSEDPYTVSYDSKEAEYVVEGPRIEKMLGYTNIDSEKGFLFFQNFLKEQGILDELEKAGIQEGDTVRMYGLTFDYYK
- a CDS encoding ribosomal-processing cysteine protease Prp, which gives rise to MVKVTVYRNSAGLYTGFDVWDHAEYAEEGTDIICAAVSALTINCINSIERLTDTSFEHEAEEAEARIRFRLKGAPGKDADLLMQSFLLGIQEIENNYSRYVDLIIKEV
- the nadD gene encoding nicotinate-nucleotide adenylyltransferase, which codes for MDSSSKRIGILGGTFNPIHYGHLIIGDNAMHQYHLDQVIFLPTGHAPHKEYGGEAMTYHRCRMVEEAIADNPRFTISYYETQKNTVSYTYSTLQHFKAEYPDAELYFIVGADSLIEFETWKHPELICREAILLAAVRDTYNEKKVDTQIAYLQDKYHGRIHRLETPNFNVSGKKLRQRVQTGKTIRYMLPDRVEAYIREHSLYIREEEK
- the rpmA gene encoding 50S ribosomal protein L27; the encoded protein is MMNMNLQFFAHKKGVGSTKNGRDSEAKRLGAKRADGQFVKAGNILYRQRGTKIHPGVNVGIGGDDTLYAKVDGVLRFERKGRDKKQASVYPVASNE
- a CDS encoding ribonuclease E/G — encoded protein: MKKQKLIVTELNHAVTSHKTRILTALTEDGRLSEIYAEPTEQNLRIGSIYIGKVRKIVPNIQAAFVDIAPGVSTYLSLEHTEHCHRVRAQNAAGKIVPGDELLVQIQKDAKGGKVPTVTTNLSLAGEYLVLTTGDRKLGISGKIDPDTRKKLKAAAESMPRKDYGIIVRTNACFAKEEELEKERVQLDRILTAILRKSETRSCYSCLYQGIPQYIRLMHRVRPDRVTEIVTDLPEICQELTAEQQNQSLPLPPVRLYEDSYPLASAAGLSSQLEKALRKKVWLKSGGSLIIEPTEALTVIDVNTEKSISGKHSKELHYQKTNREAALEIARQIRLRNLSGIILIDFINMKSEEANHALMRQMQMLLQEDPVPAQVIDRTALGLVEITRKKISKCLADQLTSD